A window of the Pseudomonas gozinkensis genome harbors these coding sequences:
- the hyi gene encoding hydroxypyruvate isomerase, with product MPRFAANLSMLFTEQDFLARFDAAAKAGFSGVEYLFPYDFSSAEIKAKLDANGLTQVLFNLPAGDWAKGERGIACLPDRVEEFRAGVDLAIAYAQVLGNTQVNCLAGIRPQGVDDATVEKTFVANLKYAADKLQAVGIKLVMEAINTRDIPGFYLNNTAQALSIREQVGSANLFLQYDIYHMQIMEGDLARTLQSHLAEINHVQLADNPGRNEPGTGEINYRFLFEHLDRIGYQGWVGCEYKPLTNTEAGLGWLKTHNAI from the coding sequence ATGCCGCGTTTCGCAGCCAACCTGTCCATGCTGTTCACCGAACAGGATTTCCTTGCCCGTTTCGACGCCGCCGCCAAGGCTGGCTTCAGCGGTGTCGAGTACCTGTTCCCCTACGATTTCAGCTCCGCCGAAATCAAGGCCAAACTCGACGCCAACGGTCTGACCCAAGTGCTGTTCAACCTGCCGGCCGGCGACTGGGCCAAGGGCGAGCGCGGTATCGCGTGCCTGCCGGACCGGGTCGAAGAGTTCCGCGCCGGGGTCGATCTGGCCATCGCTTACGCACAGGTTCTGGGCAACACCCAGGTCAACTGCCTGGCCGGTATCCGTCCGCAGGGCGTGGACGATGCCACCGTTGAAAAGACCTTCGTCGCCAACCTCAAGTACGCCGCCGACAAGCTGCAAGCCGTCGGCATCAAACTGGTGATGGAAGCGATCAACACCCGCGACATCCCGGGCTTCTACCTGAACAACACGGCGCAGGCCCTGTCGATTCGCGAGCAGGTCGGCAGCGCCAACCTGTTCCTGCAATACGACATCTATCACATGCAAATCATGGAAGGCGATCTGGCCCGCACCCTGCAATCGCATCTGGCCGAGATCAACCATGTGCAGTTGGCCGACAACCCGGGCCGCAACGAGCCGGGCACCGGCGAGATCAACTACCGCTTCCTGTTCGAACACCTCGATCGCATCGGTTATCAGGGCTGGGTCGGCTGCGAGTACAAACCGCTGACCAACACTGAAGCGGGCCTGGGCTGGCTGAAAACCCATAACGCAATCTGA
- a CDS encoding GlcG/HbpS family heme-binding protein, which translates to MSALTLKVAVKLVNEAISAGRAISAAPLTIAVLDTGGHLVTLQREDGASLLRPNIAIGKAWGAIALGKGSRLLALDAQQRPAFIAALNSMGQGSVVPAPGGVLIRDQAGNVLGAIGISGDLSDIDEQVAIKAVEALDLRADAGVAA; encoded by the coding sequence ATGAGCGCTTTAACCTTGAAAGTCGCAGTCAAGCTGGTCAACGAAGCCATCAGCGCAGGGCGGGCCATCTCCGCTGCGCCGCTGACCATCGCGGTACTGGATACCGGCGGCCATCTGGTCACCCTGCAACGCGAAGACGGCGCCAGCCTGCTGCGCCCGAACATCGCCATCGGCAAAGCCTGGGGCGCCATCGCCCTGGGCAAGGGCTCACGCCTCCTGGCGCTGGACGCGCAACAACGCCCGGCGTTCATCGCCGCGCTCAACAGCATGGGGCAGGGCAGCGTCGTGCCGGCACCGGGTGGTGTGCTGATTCGTGATCAGGCGGGCAACGTGCTGGGTGCGATCGGCATCAGCGGCGATCTGTCGGATATCGATGAGCAGGTGGCAATCAAAGCCGTGGAGGCCCTGGACCTGCGGGCGGATGCGGGGGTGGCTGCTTGA
- a CDS encoding REP-associated tyrosine transposase — MPDLPASHRLRTGRYAEPNQIYLLTSNTLDREPIFADFALGRLVVHQLRRAQDKGMAKSLAWVVMPDHFHWLVELENCSLRKLMRETKSLITREVNLRSGRKGPLWQQGYHDRALRREDDLVKMARYIVANPLRAGLVGKIGDYPLWDAVWL; from the coding sequence TTGCCTGATCTTCCTGCGTCACATCGTCTGCGAACCGGCCGCTATGCCGAGCCGAATCAAATCTATTTACTGACTTCAAACACTCTTGATCGAGAACCGATCTTTGCCGATTTCGCCTTGGGCCGACTGGTTGTTCATCAACTTCGTCGCGCACAGGACAAGGGCATGGCTAAATCGTTGGCGTGGGTTGTCATGCCCGATCATTTTCACTGGCTCGTCGAGCTGGAAAATTGCTCACTCCGCAAACTGATGCGCGAGACCAAATCCCTGATTACGCGAGAGGTTAATCTGCGCAGTGGCAGAAAGGGGCCGCTATGGCAGCAGGGCTACCATGACCGGGCATTGAGGCGGGAAGATGACTTGGTGAAAATGGCGCGGTATATCGTGGCCAACCCCTTGCGGGCTGGACTTGTGGGCAAGATCGGCGACTACCCACTGTGGGACGCTGTTTGGCTTTGA
- a CDS encoding TetR/AcrR family transcriptional regulator: MSTIRERNKELILRAASEEFADKGFAATKTSDIAAKAGLPKPNVYYYFKSKENLYREVLESIIVPILQASTPFNPDGVPSEVLSGYIRSKIRISRDLPFASKVFASEIMHGAPHLSADLVEQLNGQAKHNIDCIQTWIDRGQIAPIDPNHLMFSIWAATQTYADFDWQISAITGKDKLDEADYEAAAQTIIRLVLKGCEPD; the protein is encoded by the coding sequence ATGAGCACAATCCGCGAGCGCAACAAAGAACTGATCCTGCGTGCAGCCAGTGAAGAGTTTGCCGACAAGGGCTTCGCTGCGACCAAAACCAGCGACATCGCCGCCAAGGCAGGACTGCCCAAGCCCAACGTCTATTACTACTTCAAGTCCAAGGAAAACCTCTATCGCGAGGTGCTGGAAAGTATCATCGTGCCGATCCTGCAGGCTTCGACCCCGTTCAACCCGGACGGCGTACCGAGCGAAGTGCTCAGCGGCTACATCCGCTCGAAGATCCGCATCTCCCGCGACCTGCCCTTCGCCTCCAAGGTGTTCGCCAGCGAAATCATGCACGGCGCCCCGCACCTGAGCGCCGACCTGGTCGAGCAGCTCAACGGCCAGGCCAAGCACAACATCGACTGCATCCAGACCTGGATCGACCGCGGCCAGATCGCCCCGATCGACCCCAACCACCTGATGTTCAGCATCTGGGCCGCGACCCAGACCTACGCCGACTTCGACTGGCAGATCTCGGCCATCACCGGTAAGGACAAGCTCGACGAAGCGGACTATGAAGCGGCGGCGCAAACCATCATCCGGTTGGTACTCAAGGGCTGCGAGCCGGACTGA
- a CDS encoding DUF808 domain-containing protein codes for MAGSSLLVLIDDIATVLDDVALMTKMAAKKTAGVLGDDLALNAQQVSGVRAEREIPVVWAVAKGSFVNKLILVPSALAISAFVPWLVTPLLMVGGAYLCFEGFEKLAHKFLHSKAEDEAGHAQLVEAVADPATDLVAYEKDKIKGAIRTDFILSAEIIAITLGTVADASLTQQVIVMSGIAIVMTVGVYGLVAGIVKLDDLGLWLTQKPGQMAKSIGNSILRAAPYMMKSLSVIGTAAMFLVGGGILTHGVPVVHHWIESVGAAAGGAGFVVPMLLNGVAGIIAGAVVLAGVSVIGKIWKALKN; via the coding sequence ATGGCAGGAAGCAGTTTGCTGGTGCTGATCGACGACATCGCCACCGTTCTGGACGACGTTGCGTTGATGACCAAAATGGCTGCCAAGAAGACCGCCGGCGTGCTCGGCGATGACTTGGCGCTCAATGCCCAGCAGGTCTCCGGCGTACGCGCGGAACGGGAAATACCCGTCGTTTGGGCGGTGGCCAAGGGTTCTTTCGTCAACAAACTGATTCTGGTGCCGTCGGCGCTGGCAATCAGTGCGTTCGTGCCGTGGCTGGTGACGCCGCTGTTGATGGTCGGTGGCGCCTACCTGTGTTTCGAAGGTTTCGAAAAACTCGCGCACAAGTTCCTGCACAGCAAGGCCGAAGACGAGGCCGGGCACGCACAGTTGGTTGAGGCCGTGGCTGATCCGGCAACCGATCTGGTGGCGTACGAGAAGGACAAGATCAAGGGCGCGATCCGCACCGACTTCATTCTTTCTGCGGAAATCATCGCCATCACCCTCGGCACCGTGGCCGATGCTTCGCTGACCCAGCAAGTGATCGTGATGTCTGGCATCGCCATCGTCATGACCGTGGGTGTTTACGGTCTGGTGGCCGGTATCGTCAAACTCGATGATCTCGGCCTGTGGCTGACCCAGAAGCCTGGGCAGATGGCCAAAAGTATCGGCAACAGCATCCTGCGTGCGGCGCCGTACATGATGAAAAGCCTGTCGGTGATCGGCACCGCAGCGATGTTCCTGGTCGGTGGCGGCATCCTGACCCACGGCGTACCGGTGGTGCATCACTGGATCGAAAGCGTCGGCGCAGCGGCTGGTGGCGCCGGGTTTGTGGTGCCGATGCTGTTGAACGGCGTGGCGGGGATCATCGCGGGTGCGGTGGTGCTGGCGGGGGTGTCCGTGATCGGAAAAATCTGGAAAGCGCTGAAAAACTAA
- a CDS encoding MlaA family lipoprotein, which yields MAKYLLLIAALLSAGMAQADNSKANAPVVIDSDGFKEPLSKLKFNPGLDQREFERSTLSALNVYDPLEEWNRRVYHFNYRFDQWVFLPVVDGYRYITPSFVRTGVSNFFNNIGDVPNLVNSLLQFKGKRSMETTARLLLNTTIGIAGLWDPATAMGLPRQNEDFGQTLGFYGVPGGAYFVLPILGPSNLRDTAGLAVDFSAESAINFLNVSEVSSNHPEVWALRAVDKRYQTSFRYGQLNSPFEYEKVRYVYTESRKLQIAE from the coding sequence GTGGCTAAATATCTCCTGCTGATTGCAGCACTCCTCAGTGCAGGTATGGCCCAGGCCGACAACAGCAAAGCCAATGCACCGGTGGTCATCGACAGCGACGGCTTCAAGGAGCCGCTGTCCAAACTCAAGTTCAATCCGGGGCTGGATCAGCGCGAGTTCGAGCGCTCGACCCTCAGTGCGCTGAACGTCTATGACCCGCTGGAAGAGTGGAACCGCCGCGTCTACCACTTCAACTACCGCTTCGACCAATGGGTGTTCCTGCCGGTGGTCGATGGCTATCGCTACATCACCCCGAGCTTCGTGCGCACCGGTGTGAGCAACTTCTTCAACAACATTGGCGACGTACCGAACCTGGTCAACAGCCTGTTGCAGTTCAAGGGCAAGCGCTCGATGGAAACCACCGCGCGCCTGCTGCTCAACACCACCATCGGCATCGCCGGGCTCTGGGACCCGGCCACCGCCATGGGCCTGCCGCGCCAGAACGAAGACTTCGGCCAGACCCTGGGCTTCTATGGCGTGCCGGGCGGCGCTTACTTCGTGCTGCCGATTCTCGGCCCGTCGAACCTGCGCGACACCGCCGGCCTGGCCGTGGACTTCTCCGCCGAGTCCGCGATCAACTTTCTCAATGTCTCGGAAGTCAGCTCCAACCATCCGGAAGTCTGGGCATTGCGCGCCGTCGACAAGCGCTACCAGACCAGCTTCCGCTATGGTCAGCTGAACTCACCGTTCGAGTACGAGAAGGTGCGCTACGTCTACACCGAGTCGCGCAAGTTGCAGATCGCCGAGTAA
- a CDS encoding serine/threonine protein kinase has product MLRSLRFAALFGGLILSASALAVDIDAASYGYPLTNPFEATIATTPPDLRPELPLDDDIDQTDRSVTLRPEREFILPDNFWPVKKLTYRIATQDKAAPLIFLIAGTGARYDSTLNEYLKKLYYKAGYHVVQLSSPTSFDFMSAASRFATPGVTKEDAEDMYRVMQAVRAQNPKLPVTDYYLSGYSLGALDAAFVAHLDETRRSFNFKKVLLLNPPVNLYTSITNLDKLVQTEVKGINNSTTFYELVLNKLTRYFQQKGYIDLNDALLYDFQQSKQHLSNEQMAMLIGTSFRFSAADIAFTSDLINRRGLITPPKFPITEGTSLTPFLKRALQCDFDCYLTEQVIPMWRARTDGGSLLQLIDQVSLYALKDYLHDSPKIAVMHNADDVILGPGDLGFLRRTFGDRLTVYPLGGHCGNLNYRVNSDAMLEFFRG; this is encoded by the coding sequence ATGCTCCGTTCCTTGCGCTTCGCCGCCCTGTTTGGCGGCCTTATTCTGAGTGCGTCCGCGCTGGCGGTGGATATCGACGCCGCCAGCTATGGCTATCCCCTGACCAATCCGTTCGAGGCGACCATCGCCACCACGCCGCCGGACTTGCGCCCTGAACTGCCACTGGACGACGACATCGATCAGACCGATCGCAGCGTCACCCTGCGCCCCGAGCGCGAATTCATCCTGCCGGACAATTTCTGGCCGGTGAAAAAACTCACCTATCGCATCGCCACCCAGGACAAGGCCGCACCGCTGATCTTCCTGATCGCCGGCACCGGCGCGCGCTATGACAGCACACTCAACGAATACCTGAAGAAGCTTTATTACAAGGCCGGCTACCACGTGGTGCAGCTGTCATCGCCAACCAGCTTCGACTTCATGAGCGCCGCCTCGCGTTTCGCCACCCCCGGCGTGACCAAGGAAGACGCCGAAGACATGTACCGGGTGATGCAGGCCGTGCGGGCACAGAACCCGAAACTGCCGGTCACCGACTATTACCTCAGCGGCTACAGCCTCGGCGCGCTGGACGCAGCGTTCGTCGCCCATCTGGATGAAACCCGTCGCAGCTTCAACTTCAAGAAAGTCCTGCTGCTCAATCCACCGGTCAACCTCTACACCTCGATCACCAACCTCGACAAGCTGGTGCAGACCGAGGTCAAGGGCATCAACAACAGCACCACCTTCTATGAACTGGTGCTGAACAAACTGACCCGCTACTTCCAGCAAAAAGGCTACATCGACCTCAACGATGCGCTGCTCTACGACTTCCAGCAGTCCAAGCAGCACCTGAGCAACGAGCAGATGGCGATGCTGATCGGCACTTCGTTCCGCTTCTCGGCAGCGGATATCGCGTTCACTTCGGACCTGATCAACCGCCGCGGCCTGATCACTCCGCCAAAATTCCCGATCACCGAGGGCACCAGCCTCACGCCGTTCCTCAAGCGTGCGCTGCAATGCGACTTCGACTGCTACCTCACCGAACAGGTGATCCCGATGTGGCGCGCCCGCACCGACGGCGGCAGCCTGCTGCAACTGATCGATCAGGTGAGCCTGTACGCATTGAAGGATTACCTGCATGACAGTCCGAAAATCGCCGTCATGCACAACGCCGACGACGTGATCCTCGGCCCGGGCGACCTCGGTTTCCTGCGCCGGACCTTCGGCGATCGCCTGACCGTTTACCCGCTGGGCGGCCATTGCGGCAACCTTAACTACCGCGTCAACAGCGACGCCATGCTGGAGTTCTTCCGTGGCTAA
- a CDS encoding beta (1-6) glucans synthase — translation MQVTCVALQPLGLTMSATSRFPFLPYLFACLLGLFALCGFWYGLGKPVILPDVATPTHKLQCASYTPFDKDQSPFDVPFKLRPERMDADLALLATRFECIRTYSMTGLEALPDLARKHGLKLMIGAWVNSNPVDTEKEVDLLIASANANPDVVSAVIVGNEALLRKEVTATQLVKLINKVKSHIKQPVTYADVWEFWLKHPEVAPAVDFLTIHLLPYWEDDPSNIDAALHHVAEVRQVFGNKFAPKDVMIGETGWPSEGRQRETALPSRVNEAKFIRGFVTLAEQEGWRYNLIEAFDQPWKRGSEGAVGGYWGLFDADRQDKGVLAGPVSNVPYWSQWLAVGGLIFLGTLLLGGRVHTTRSALILPLLGALAACSIGAWGDLARVTTRFASEWLWVGLLTALNLLVLAHAALTLSARNGWRGRAFNAFERRAGWLVAAAGFAAAVMMLELVFDPRYRSFSSVAFILPALVYLCRPVPVARREIALLTFIIGAGIAPQLFREGLQNQQAWGWALVSVMMVAALWRCLRVRKG, via the coding sequence ATGCAGGTAACATGCGTCGCTTTGCAGCCACTCGGCCTGACCATGTCCGCGACTTCCCGCTTCCCCTTTCTTCCTTATCTGTTTGCCTGCCTGCTCGGGCTGTTTGCCCTGTGCGGCTTCTGGTACGGCCTCGGCAAACCGGTGATCCTGCCGGACGTCGCCACCCCGACCCACAAGCTGCAATGCGCCTCCTACACCCCGTTCGATAAAGACCAGTCGCCGTTCGACGTGCCGTTCAAACTGCGCCCGGAGCGCATGGACGCCGACCTCGCCCTGCTCGCCACCCGCTTCGAATGCATTCGCACCTACTCGATGACCGGCCTCGAAGCCCTGCCGGATCTGGCGCGCAAACATGGTTTGAAGTTGATGATCGGCGCGTGGGTCAACAGCAATCCGGTGGACACCGAGAAAGAAGTCGATCTGCTGATCGCTTCGGCCAATGCCAACCCGGATGTGGTCAGCGCCGTGATCGTCGGCAACGAAGCCCTGCTGCGCAAGGAAGTGACCGCCACCCAGCTGGTGAAGCTGATCAACAAGGTCAAGAGCCACATCAAGCAGCCAGTCACCTATGCGGATGTCTGGGAATTCTGGCTCAAGCACCCGGAAGTCGCGCCGGCGGTGGATTTCCTGACCATTCACTTGCTGCCGTACTGGGAAGACGATCCGTCGAACATTGACGCCGCGCTGCATCATGTGGCCGAGGTACGCCAGGTGTTCGGCAACAAGTTCGCCCCAAAAGACGTGATGATCGGCGAAACCGGCTGGCCGAGCGAAGGTCGCCAGCGTGAGACCGCGTTGCCGAGCCGGGTCAACGAGGCCAAGTTCATTCGTGGTTTCGTCACCCTCGCCGAACAGGAAGGCTGGCGTTACAACCTGATCGAAGCGTTCGACCAGCCGTGGAAGCGCGGCAGCGAAGGCGCGGTCGGCGGTTACTGGGGACTGTTCGATGCGGATCGTCAGGACAAAGGCGTGCTGGCCGGCCCGGTGTCGAACGTGCCGTACTGGTCGCAGTGGCTGGCTGTCGGCGGGCTGATTTTCCTCGGCACATTGCTGCTGGGCGGCCGGGTTCACACGACGCGTTCGGCGCTGATCCTGCCGCTGCTCGGCGCCCTCGCCGCCTGCTCGATTGGTGCCTGGGGTGATCTGGCGCGGGTGACCACGCGATTTGCCAGCGAATGGTTGTGGGTCGGGTTGCTGACGGCTCTGAATCTGTTGGTGCTGGCCCATGCCGCACTGACCTTGAGCGCCCGCAATGGCTGGCGTGGACGGGCGTTCAACGCTTTCGAGCGCCGGGCCGGCTGGCTGGTTGCAGCAGCCGGTTTCGCCGCCGCCGTGATGATGCTGGAACTGGTGTTCGATCCGCGCTACCGCAGCTTTTCGAGCGTGGCGTTCATCCTGCCGGCGCTGGTTTACCTGTGCCGCCCGGTGCCCGTGGCCCGGCGGGAGATCGCCCTGCTGACCTTCATCATCGGCGCCGGCATTGCGCCGCAGCTGTTCCGTGAAGGATTGCAGAATCAGCAGGCGTGGGGCTGGGCGCTGGTCAGTGTGATGATGGTGGCTGCGTTGTGGCGCTGCCTGCGGGTTCGCAAGGGCTGA
- a CDS encoding glycine betaine ABC transporter substrate-binding protein gives MKMRRLLGAGAALVLAMGSTLASAETKTLNIGYVDGWSDSVATTHVAAEVIKQKLGYDVKLQAVATGIMWQGVATGKLDAMLSAWLPVTHGEYWTKNKDQVVDYGPNFKDAKIGLIVPEYVKAKTIEDLKTDDSFKKRIVGIDAGSGVMLKTDQAIKDYDLTGYQLKASSGAGMIAELTRAEKKNESIAVTGWVPHWMFAKWKLRFLDDPKGVYGAAETVNSIGSKELATKAPEVAKFLKNFQWASKDEIGEVMLAIQDGAKPDAAAKDWVAKHPERVADWTK, from the coding sequence ATGAAGATGCGACGACTTTTAGGCGCAGGTGCCGCTCTGGTGCTTGCGATGGGCTCCACACTCGCCAGTGCTGAAACCAAGACCCTGAACATCGGTTACGTTGACGGCTGGTCCGACAGCGTCGCGACCACCCACGTGGCGGCCGAAGTGATCAAGCAGAAACTCGGCTACGACGTGAAACTGCAGGCCGTCGCCACCGGCATCATGTGGCAGGGCGTTGCCACCGGCAAACTCGACGCCATGCTCTCGGCCTGGCTGCCGGTGACCCACGGCGAATACTGGACCAAGAACAAGGATCAGGTCGTCGATTACGGCCCGAACTTCAAGGACGCGAAAATCGGTCTGATCGTGCCGGAGTACGTCAAGGCCAAGACCATCGAAGACCTGAAAACCGACGACTCCTTCAAGAAACGCATCGTCGGCATCGACGCCGGTTCAGGCGTGATGCTCAAGACCGATCAGGCGATCAAGGATTACGACCTGACCGGCTATCAACTCAAGGCCAGTTCCGGCGCCGGCATGATTGCCGAACTGACCCGTGCTGAGAAGAAAAACGAATCCATCGCTGTCACCGGCTGGGTGCCGCACTGGATGTTCGCCAAGTGGAAACTGCGCTTCCTAGACGACCCGAAAGGCGTGTACGGCGCGGCTGAAACCGTGAACAGCATCGGCAGCAAGGAACTGGCGACCAAGGCGCCGGAAGTGGCCAAGTTCCTGAAGAACTTCCAGTGGGCTTCGAAAGACGAAATCGGCGAAGTCATGCTGGCGATTCAGGATGGTGCAAAACCTGACGCAGCGGCCAAGGATTGGGTTGCCAAGCACCCGGAGCGTGTCGCCGACTGGACTAAATAA
- a CDS encoding DUF485 domain-containing protein encodes MNDSIYLSIQNSPRFKELVKKRERFAWILSAIMLGLYSGFILLIAYGPQVLGTKISPESSITWGIPIGVGLIVSAFILTGIYVRRANGEFDDLNNAILKEAQQ; translated from the coding sequence ATGAACGACAGCATTTACCTCTCGATTCAGAACAGCCCGCGCTTCAAGGAGCTGGTCAAGAAAAGAGAAAGGTTCGCCTGGATACTCTCGGCGATCATGCTCGGGCTCTATTCCGGCTTCATCCTTCTGATCGCGTACGGGCCGCAAGTGCTCGGGACGAAAATCAGCCCCGAATCATCCATCACCTGGGGTATCCCGATCGGTGTCGGACTGATTGTCTCGGCCTTCATCCTGACCGGCATTTACGTGCGCCGCGCCAATGGCGAGTTCGACGACCTGAACAACGCGATTCTCAAGGAGGCTCAGCAATGA
- a CDS encoding cation acetate symporter, whose protein sequence is MIRRLLALLSIAAFAPAVWAADALTGEVHKQPLNVSAIVMFVAFVGATLCITYWASKRNNSAADYYAAGGKITGFQNGLAIAGDYMSAASFLGISALVFTSGYDGLIYSIGFLVGWPIILFLIAERLRNLGKYTFADVASYRLGQTQIRTLSACGSLVVVAFYLIAQMVGAGKLIQLLFGLDYHVAVILVGILMCLYVLFGGMLATTWVQIIKAVLLLSGASFMALMVMKHVNFDFNTLFSEAIKVHAKGEAIMSPGGLVKDPISAFSLGLALMFGTAGLPHILMRFFTVSDAKEARKSVLYATGFIGYFYILTFIIGFGAILLVSTNPAFKDAAGALLGGNNMAAVHLANAVGGSVFLGFISAVAFATILAVVAGLTLAGASAVSHDLYASVIKKGKANEKDEIRVSKITTIALGVLAIGLGILFESQNIAFMVGLAFSIAASCNFPVLLLSMYWKKLTTRGAMIGGWLGLVSAVGLMILGPTIWVQILHHEKAIFPYEYPALFSMIIAFIGIWFFSVTDKSAAAEKERAAFFPQFVRSQTGLGASGAVSH, encoded by the coding sequence ATGATCCGGCGTCTACTGGCTCTTTTGAGCATCGCAGCGTTCGCTCCAGCCGTCTGGGCCGCTGACGCCCTGACCGGCGAAGTCCACAAACAACCGCTCAACGTTTCCGCGATCGTCATGTTCGTGGCGTTCGTTGGCGCGACCCTGTGCATCACCTACTGGGCGTCCAAGCGCAACAACTCGGCGGCCGACTACTACGCGGCGGGCGGCAAGATCACCGGTTTCCAGAACGGTCTGGCGATTGCCGGTGACTACATGTCGGCGGCATCCTTCCTGGGGATTTCCGCGCTGGTGTTCACCTCCGGTTACGACGGCCTGATCTACTCGATCGGCTTCCTGGTGGGCTGGCCGATCATTCTGTTCCTGATCGCCGAGCGTCTGCGTAACCTGGGTAAATACACCTTTGCCGACGTGGCGTCCTACCGGCTCGGGCAAACCCAGATCCGCACCCTGTCTGCCTGCGGTTCGCTGGTGGTGGTGGCGTTCTACCTGATCGCGCAAATGGTCGGTGCCGGCAAGCTGATCCAGCTGCTGTTCGGTCTCGACTACCACGTTGCGGTGATTCTGGTCGGTATCCTGATGTGCCTCTACGTGCTCTTCGGCGGCATGCTGGCGACCACCTGGGTACAGATCATCAAGGCTGTACTGCTTCTGTCCGGTGCCTCGTTCATGGCGCTGATGGTGATGAAGCACGTCAATTTCGACTTCAACACCCTGTTCTCCGAAGCCATCAAGGTTCACGCCAAGGGCGAGGCGATCATGAGCCCGGGCGGTCTGGTGAAAGATCCGATTTCGGCGTTCTCCCTCGGTCTGGCGCTGATGTTCGGTACCGCCGGCCTGCCGCACATCCTGATGCGCTTCTTCACTGTCAGCGACGCGAAAGAAGCTCGCAAGAGCGTGCTGTACGCGACCGGTTTCATTGGCTACTTCTACATCCTGACCTTCATCATCGGCTTCGGCGCGATCCTGCTGGTCAGCACCAATCCGGCCTTCAAAGATGCAGCGGGCGCTCTGCTCGGCGGCAACAACATGGCGGCGGTGCACCTGGCCAACGCCGTGGGCGGCAGCGTGTTCCTCGGCTTCATCTCGGCGGTGGCGTTCGCGACCATTCTGGCAGTAGTGGCCGGCCTGACCCTGGCGGGTGCTTCGGCGGTGTCTCACGACCTGTACGCCAGCGTGATCAAGAAAGGCAAAGCCAACGAGAAGGATGAGATCCGCGTTTCGAAGATCACCACTATCGCACTGGGCGTTCTGGCCATCGGCCTGGGCATCCTGTTCGAAAGCCAGAACATTGCGTTCATGGTCGGTCTGGCGTTCTCCATCGCGGCGAGCTGCAACTTCCCGGTGCTGCTGCTTTCGATGTACTGGAAGAAGCTGACCACCCGTGGCGCGATGATTGGCGGCTGGCTGGGTCTGGTGAGTGCGGTGGGTCTGATGATTCTTGGCCCGACCATCTGGGTGCAGATTCTGCATCATGAGAAGGCGATCTTCCCTTACGAGTATCCTGCGTTGTTCTCGATGATCATTGCGTTTATCGGCATCTGGTTCTTCTCGGTTACCGATAAGTCAGCGGCGGCAGAGAAAGAGCGTGCGGCATTCTTCCCGCAGTTTGTGCGTTCGCAGACGGGGTTGGGGGCTAGTGGGGCGGTTTCGCACTGA